A stretch of DNA from Ovis aries strain OAR_USU_Benz2616 breed Rambouillet chromosome 14, ARS-UI_Ramb_v3.0, whole genome shotgun sequence:
CCCTGCCAGTTCAGATACCCCTCCTGACAGGGCCCAGGATCCTTGCCTAACACAGATGGGAActttgaggcccagagagagacaGTGACCAGTCTAAGGTCATACAGCCTGCCCTGGCCAGCCCTACCATGGTTACCGCCAGGAAGCCCCAGTTCCTTGTCTGATTTTCTCAACATGCCCATCCTGTGTGAGCCCCAGAGACAAGCAACCTTCAGGCAGGCTGAACAAGGGGGCCAGTGTAAGGACTCAAGGGGGCAGCAGGCTCTTCTCCTCAGAGCCTGTGGTTGCCAGGGTTGCCAAGGAGCCAGTGCCCTCACAATGAGTCTGCAATGGGCATTGTCTCTGCAGAATGTCCCTTTATTCTCCTGTCTCATAAGGCACTGGGGCCTGGCCCATCTCTCTACCTCTCTTCCCCACTGAGCAGGCAAAGGAGGAGAAAATCTCTATAAGCCTGTGCACCTGGGGCTGGTGGCCTGCAGGTGAGGTACTACATAGGTGGATGGGGGGCAAGGGGtccaccctccccctcctctcactGCTCCCATTCCTTGCCCCTCCCTTCGAAGGCCCAGCCCCTGGGGCAGCTTTCCCATCCAGTCGTCATGCCCTCTCCCCTCTAAAGGTCCTCTCTCCTCTTATCCACCTCCCTGTTGCCCTCCTCCATCTCTCAGCTCCCACTAGGGTCAGAAAGGAAGCAACCAGACTCAACAAATTCTCATTGAAGTTTAAATGACTCAAAGGCTCTGggaatatctgctttttaaaagggAGTGCTGGAGAACCAGCCATATTTTTTCCTAGTTCATATCCATTACGTTTCTCCCCTTATGTAAAACTTCCCCATGTCTCCCTGTAGAATGTTGAGCAAATGCCAGGTACCTGAGCTAATGCCAGAAATCCATAATTAATTACCCAGAGGCAGGCTGAGCTCACTTCTGAACCCACTTGCTGCTGTTGCTCCCTACTCATTATTGCAGAATAGACACAAATGGCATCTCTTTTAGACAATTCCCTGaaagccccagccccagcctccccaCATACACCCCCTCCTGTACGGACCTCTGCCAGAGCCCTTAGCACAtgctctgtgagtgtgtgtgtatgtgtgtgtgtctgtgtgtttctgagTGTCCCTGACCCCGCCACAGCTCCTGgctcacagtaggtgctcaataccTGTTGGATGGCAAGTCAGCACTGGCCAAGGCTGTGTTCCCACACAGAAGGGTGTCTGCTGCAGGTGTCTCCGCCACCCAGCCATGGCCCGCATCATCGACCTGGTGCCCTGGGAGGATGGCTCCACCCACGTGTACGCATCCCCAGCCATCCTCCTGCCCATGCCCCGGCGGCGCAACCAGCTGGCCGGCGTGAAGCAGCAGCTCTaccacccagccctgcccagcctgCGCCGCATGGACATGGACTCTGTCAAGGCCTGCCTTTCCGACGAGCACTGCCAGTCCACCACCTACTGCCGCAAAGGTCGGGCCACCTGGCCACTGCTGGTGGCCCTCGGGGCCTTAGGGGAAGGCGTGGGTGGTTTGGAGGAGAGAGATCTCAGAGGGAGAAGCCAGGAGTGGCAGATGAAAGGGTTAGAGGGACTAGTCCCAGCTCTGCTCCTCCTTGCCTGAAAATCCTCCAggtctgagcctctgtttccctaTCAGGAAAATTAGAATGCTAACAGGGTGGCCTCTCAGGGCTATTgggagattgttgttgttcagccaatAAGTCAGAAATGACTCTTGACGACCCCATGGgagtcctccactacctcctggagtttgttcaaattcttgttcattgagtcggtgatgctatctaaccatctcatcatcgattgcccccttctcctatgccttcagtctttcccagcatcaggatcttttccagtgagtgatgtcttcatatcaggtggccaaagtattggagctttaacttcagcatcagtccttccaatgaatattcacgactgatttcctttaggatcaactggtttgagaTTAACTTTGTGAGATTAAAGTGAGATGAGGCATGAGAACTGCTTAGAGTAGTGCCTAGCACATACTATGTGCTCAACAAtaatgttgttgttatttatgGAGAGAGAACTGCAGAGGTCAGCAGTGCAGAAAGAGGAAGAATAATAACAGCAGTAATAATTTCTGCCCAGTCATCTCTCCCTTtgaaaaaggaagataaagatACCTGTCATGAAAGAGAGGGGAACATGGAAGCCTCTGGGGTTAAGGACTACACGGGGCTAAGGAAGAACTCTTCACTGGCGGAGAAGCTTAGGCACTGAGGTAGGGGTGCCACGCAGATGCCCACATGCATGCATTTCAGCACATTTATTCATTGCCCGCTTTGTACTTGAGTCTGTACTTGAGTTTGTACTTTGTACAAAGGCCTTCTAGCTAGAGGGCGCAGCACATACAGAGGCCTGGAGGGAAGAAGCTGCTCGAGGTGTTGGTGAACTTGAGGGATTTGGTTGGGCCCAAGGACAAAGTACGTGGGGGCAGCAGGAGCTGTGGCTGCTGGTGGGGATGCAGCTCAGGGAGGGCCCTGTTGTTGAGCTCAGCAATCTGGACTTTCTTGGGAGGTAGATAAGAACCCCTGAAGACTTTAAGCAGGAAAGAGGTCTGAGCATTGGGGTGTTGGGGAGGGGGTGACCGAGAGGGACTAGAAGTGGATAATGGGGGAGGGGTTAGTGGTTAGGACACTGGGAAGGACCACAGCCTTCAGGAGGTAGTGACAGTGTCTTGGCTATAGGGGAGGGACTCAGAAGGTATTTAGGAGATAAAGGAATAGGACTTGGTACCAGTGTGAGTAGAGGGGCAAGAGTGGGGAGTCCAGGGTGACACCCAGGTTCAGGCTCAGGTGACAGATGCAAAGAGCCTGTCAGAGATGATAGGGGATCTCCAGAGGTCCCACAGAGACTCCTGCAGGGCCAAGAGGGAAAACACAAATAGGGGAAGTGGGTAGGGAagcagtggggggtggggtgaaaGCGAGGTGGAGCCCCCTCACCTACCCCTCTATAAAGGGGAGCAGCTATAGGGTCCCCTTGACTGCTGTGTGGGAAGGGTCAGCACAGTTCTACCAATTTCCTAACTCCCAGGAGAAGCCAGGAATCTAGATTTATAGGGAGAGCTCTTGATTTAGATATGCATTTTATTGCAAGTAAGTTTTAATCAAATCAATGGAGCCACAGGTTTAAAATGTTGTAacaatgtacttttaaaaaaattcttgctcTTCCTCATTCTCTTCATTCTCACTTACAGGCAACCACTCTGAGTTCCTGATGTATCCTTTCATTCTTTACTACTGCAAATACaaatctgttctttccctctacagctttttttttaaattacgaACATATTCAAACATAGAGGAAAGTTGAAAGACTAATATTTGAACATTTATTACCTTCTATCTGCTTCAATTAATGTTTTCCATGTTTAttttcactctttctctctctatctctctctcacacacacatacacacactcaaacacacttTAGCAATCAGTTTCCAGTGATAAAAACAACTTCCTACATGACTCCCTACTATTATCACATTTAGGAAAGTTAAAGATAATTCCCTAACATCCAATATTCAGTCCATATTAAAATGTCCCCAATTATCCCCAAAGATGTCTTTCACAACtgttaaaaaatttttggaaCCAGGATTTGATCTCGGATTGTGCCTTGTAGTTGGTTGTCATGTCTCTTGGGCCTTAGTCTAAAACCAATCTATCcactttccatttttccctcatAATACCAACTTTTTAAGAAATCCAAAACAGTTGTGTTGTTGACAAGTCTTACATCGTGAATTTGAGTAGTTCTTTCCTTATGGTGTTGCTTACCTTGATAGTCTAGTTTCTGTAAACCAGGAATTAGGTGTAGAGGCTCCACTGTAAAAGCTTTCACAAGTTTTGAATGCCGCATTTGCCATGATGGCTCGGCAGGGGGCACCTAACATCAAACAGACTGTTAGTGGTGCTGCTTGATGACGTGGTTAGGTTGCAATAAAATGCATATTCTTGTTTGCCTCCAATCGTCTCAATTTTAGTCTTTAAAGACAAAGGTAGCACATGGCATATACTCTTCTGTACCTTGGAAGTTCTTGAAtcaagaactttatttttaatcaaggCATAGTGAGGATGCATCATGGTTTATTTAGCCACTCCTTTAATGACAGACACTTGGGTTTTTTCCAGTCATTTTCTATTATAATACAAACAACGCTGAAATGAGTAAACTTTATACCCACATCATTTCCCAGTTgtgcaaaatataaaataggaTAAACTCCCAGAAGTAGGAGTATAGGGTCAAAAGATACATGTATTTATAGCTCTGATAGATAATGCCAATTTCTTTCCATGGGCTCAAATTAATTTATTATCCCCCCTGGCAATGCATGGCAATGACCCTGTTTCTGGTAACTGCACTAactcctctccctttctctctctccttcagatGACTTTGATAATGCCTACTTCACACTTCTCGGTGTCCCCAACAAACCCCTGCAGTGCTTGGTGAGCGTCCTTTGTCCCTGGTTTGCCCTGGAGAGAGGACCCGAAGGTCCTTTGTGCACCCAGCACCAAGCACCCCCGGTCCCAATCTCCATTCCGCTCACTTCCTCAGCTACCTCTCTGGGACCCTACCCTgcccttcccatctctttcaggggCTTCGGGAGCCCCCTGGGTCAGATGGTTCGAGTGCGCCCAGCTCCCTGACTTCCTTCCTCCTGGCAGGACATCACGGAGACCGGCCAGAGGCTCCGAAACAGGTACCACGAGGGAAAGCTGGCTCCCATCGCACCGGGCATCAATAGGGTCGACTGGCCCTGCTTCACGCGCGCCATCGAGGACTGGTCCCGATTCGTGTCCTCCGCGGGAGAGTTCAAGCTGCCCTGCGCGAGCAAGAAGGGTCAGTCTAACCGCGCGGACGATGCCCTAGGGCGGGAGAGACAGCTGAGCCGCTGGGTCCATAGAGCTGGGACCCCGAGCGCTGACCAAAGACGAGCAGGGGGCTTCCGGGGCGGAACCTGACAAGACAGGGGAAGAGCGGCAGCCGCGGCACTCGGAGGGTGGGGCCCGCGGGCCGGCCGAGGGGCACAGAGGCGGGGCTTATATTGGGGAGGGGGCGGTGCCAGGTCCGAACAGCGGGAGCCAGTGGGGCGGAGGTGGAGGGCAGGCGGAACGAAGTCCGGAGGTCGGACTGGTTCCACGAGCAGGCGTGAGGCGTGGCTTGGCCTAGGGGCGGGGAGCAGGTAAGAGCCGGGGTGCGGGCTTGCTCAGGGCGGGTGTGGGGCCGGAGACCAGCGGTCTTTTCGCAGTCGAGAGCTTCAGCGGCTATGCGGTGCGGTACTTGAAGCCGGAGGTGACCCAGAGCTGGCGGGTAGGAAGGGCTGCTCGCCGACCGGTCCCTGGGGACGCCGGGGTGGAAGAGGAGCTGCTAACACGGGGGTcggggagggggagaagagacCCGGACTAGGGTCTCCGAGAGCCCAGAAGGCCAAGATCTCCGGCAGTCAGCAATGTGTGGGGCGTCGGCGAGGGGCGAGGTCCGTGTCCCCCCTCCTCAGTAGACACCCCCCATCCCTCTGGCCCGCCCCAGTTCTGTCTTAACCAGAATCCCAGTCTGGACCGCTATGGACAGAAGCCCCTGCCTTTCGACTCCCTGTAAGTGACCCCACACAGACCCCGGGGGACCCCATACCTGGGAAGGAGGCTGGGGTCTTGGCAGCTTTCACCAGCACATACCAAGTGGCCCTTTAAAATGTGAGACCTCCAAAGCATCGATTGGCTCCAAAACACCAAAAGAAAATTGCAATTTCAAAATGAGTAAATGTTTAATTCCTACCAAACGGAGCATCCTGCCATCCAGTCCCAGCAACTCCACCCTTCAGAGTGGAGGCGTTTGGGTGGGGCGCAGGTGCGGTGTAATCCTGGTGGGATGGCACCTCCCGGAGTGGCGGTTCCCAGAGAGGGTCACTCTTCTCCGCCTCGGCCTTACCCTCCTCTATTTCAGGAATGCTTTCCGACGTTTCGGCTCCAACTACAGGTAAGGCCCCAACTGCAGGAGGCGGGGAATGACTCCGCCCCGCTCCCGCCCCATCTGGCCACGTCTCCGGTGGGACCGTGCTTGGCGGCCTCGGTGCTCAGGCGATGCTCAGATCCCTCTCCACTCGCAGAGCCTCATGAGGGAGGTGCCAGGGTATTGGTACCCTCCTGGGTGATGTCAGGAGGATTCGAAGGGCTTCCCCCTGGAGAGATCCTCTCCAGGCAAAAGTGCAGCCTAttgggaggtggagggagcagTTATTgttcagcccctcagtcgtgtccgagtctttgcgacgaccccatagactgcagcacgccaggtttccctgtccttcaccgtctcccggagttggctcaaactcatgtccactcgATTTGGCCCAGTCAGGACAAAAGACAAAGATGGGGAGTAGCGGGGTGGGGGTTTACCTGGGCAAAGAGCAGGGACAGAAAGAGTAAAGAGATGTATAAGAAATATAATGGAAAGAGccaagaatttgccttccagaaggcaggtaaggtggtaagGACTGGGACTAGTGTTCCCAACAGGAGAATACAAGATACTCAAGCACCTTCATAACTTGGCTGTCTCCCACCTCTCCAGTCCCATTCCCTACACTTCAGTGGTACCAGACTCCTGGGGGCAACCCAAACCACCCACACAACTGAGCACTCCACATCTTTGCTTGTGCTGTTTCAGCTCCTCAATGATCCTTCCATCTCTACCCGGAAAACTCCTCCTTACTCTTTAAAGCCCGACCCCGATGTCCCATCCTTCTTGAAGTCTTCTCTGAccttctgcccctcccctccacctcaaACCACCCCCTCCAGAGGGTCACCTCATGTGCATCCCTCTCTATTTTGGAGCACACAGACTATTGCATTATAATTCCATATTGATGAAAGTCTGTCTTCTCTCACCTGCTCTTGCACATAGAAGGGAATGCTATCTCTTTTTATACTAGTATATAATGCCTTCCAGAGTAGGTTCACTAAATGATTGAAAAATGAGGCAGACTCACAGGAGATAAGAATGAGGCAAATTGGAAACGGGGCTTGAAAATCAAAGGGACCAGccaaaaatatatgaaaggaAATAGGGAGCCAATGAAGGCTCTTGAGCCGTAAGAGACAGGATGGAAGCTGTGTTTTCAGAGCCTTAAAGGCAGGTAGGTGGGTTTTGTGAGGAATACCTAGAGAAGGACAACCTGATTTTTTCCCCAGGACACCCTGGaggcccccaccctcacccctgttTCTTTCCACAGTCGTGTCAACTATCTGACCCCCTGGCATTAATCTGTGAAAAGGAGGCTGACACCCAGGCTGCCTAATTGTGCCACTCACGTTCCCCAGCAGGACAAGGGTATATGGTGGCCATAACCCATTTCCCTAAGTAGAAATAAACCTTACACTCCACAGGGAGGCACCtgacccgtgtgtgtgtgtgtatgtgtgtgtgtgtgttgcaaagGCTGGGGGAGGATCAGGACCTCAGGATGATGATATTTTACCCTAAcctgcctcctgccctctccTGGAGGACTGATGGAGTCTAGGAAAGATGTACCTGGTGACCCCAGGCAGAGAGTCAGGGTCTAAGCCCCAAGCCCCAGCTGGGGATGAGGTGCAAACTCAGGCCGGGAATTAGGTTCTCTCTGTGCCCCTGTCCACTGCTTATAGGCCTGCAGGCAAGCCCCTTCCACCTCAGACTCTGAACTTgagtcaaaaaagagaaaagagagggcaCAAAAGGGATTTAAGACCCCTCTCTCAGATGCCCCTGCCATACCAATATAtgctggggggcttccctgggcctGGGTCCCCTTGGAGAAACGGAGTCAGGCCCTGGAGGTTTGGCCCAGGGCCTCGATTCATGGTGAAGCAACACAGTGTAGAAGTAAGGTGAGGTGCCTGAGGCCACTCAGAGAAGGTTCCCTCTGCCCAGAGCATTGCCACTGAATATACTGCAGAAACAAAAAGTTATCTGCTCTGTCCACAAAGCTTCAGGACTAGTTCTGATTGCCTACCAACCTACACAAAGGAGGTCTGATGCCCTGCAGACAGCCAGGGGTGTTCCTGGGCCAAGTCCAGAATAACCCTGCTCAAAGGGGTAAAGAATGTCTCGGTATGGCTGGGGTTAGAGCAGCCAGCCTCAGCACTTAGCTCCAGGATCTTCCAAACACCATCCCACCTGTGGCCAGTCTAC
This window harbors:
- the SPMIP8 gene encoding LOW QUALITY PROTEIN: sperm microtubule inner protein 8 (The sequence of the model RefSeq protein was modified relative to this genomic sequence to represent the inferred CDS: deleted 1 base in 1 codon), which produces MGIVSAECPFILLSHKALGPGPSLYLSSPLSRQRRENLYKPVHLGLGVCCRCLRHPAMARIIDLVPWEDGSTHVYASPAILLPMPRRRNQLAGVKQQLYHPALPSLRRMDMDSVKACLSDEHCQSTTYCRKDDFDNAYFTLLGVPNKPLQCLDITETGQRLRNRYHEGKLAPIAPGINRVDWPCFTRAIEDWSRFVSSAGEFKLPCASKKVESFSGYAVRYLKPEVTQSWRFCLNQNPSLDRYGQKPLPFDSLNAFRRFGSNYSRVNYLTPWH